Proteins from a single region of Manis javanica isolate MJ-LG chromosome 5, MJ_LKY, whole genome shotgun sequence:
- the DOK7 gene encoding protein Dok-7 isoform X2, which yields MTEAALVEGQWKSRWLVLRKPSPVAGVSCLVPPADCLLMLAYKDRSERTKGLRERSSLTLEDICGLEPGLPYEGLAHTLAIVCLSQAVMLGFDSREAMCAWDARIRYALGEVHRFHVAVAPGTKLESGPATLHLCNGVLAVAKDIPPAVTGQWRLSDLRRYGAVPNGFIFEGGTRCGYWAGVFFLSSSEGERISFLFDCIVRGVSPTKGPFGLRPVLPDPSLGGPATVEERVAQEALEALQLEKRLSLLSHSVRTGSGGDDRSLCSSSSEASRSDISTSSQLTAWPEQSWSSAGTSQEGPGLGAAQVPGEVVLGASRPPPKPLRPRQLQEVGRQSSADSGIATGSRSSCSGSFSSGADSSLDMWRSGDEFGSLLSLPLAAGAPEPSLCACPPGTAEYQVPTALRPHYDSPRSLCQAPRDQTPAAQGGPAGGGAGDSGSQVSVGCPSSWLGARQRGQETEAAGSEATPPSPAPGEPWEAGGPHAELPPAFFAACPVCGGLKVKPPP from the exons ATGACCGAGGCGGCGCTGGTGGAGGGCCAG TGGAAGAGTAGGTGGCTGGTGCTGCGCAAGCCGTCGCCGGTGGCAG GTGTGTCCTGTCTGGTGCCCCCTGCAGACTGTTTGCTGATGCTGGCCTACAAGGACCGGTCAGAGCGGACCAAGGGCCTGCGGGAGCGCAGCAGCCTGACCCTGGAGGACATCTGTGGCCTGGAGCCCGGCCTGCCCTACGAGGGGCTGGCCCACACGCTCGCCATCGTCTGCCTGTCGCAGGCTGTCATGTTGGGCTTCGACAGCCGTGAGGCCATGTGTGCCTGGGACGCCCGGATCCGCTACGCGCTCGGCGAGG TGCACAGGTTCCACGTGGCAGTGGCTCCGGGCACCAAGCTGGAGAGCGGCCCCGCCACCCTTCACCTCTGCAACGGTGTTCTCGCGGTGGCCAAAGACATCCCTCCGGCAGTCACCGGGCAGTGGAGGCTGTCTGACCTCCGGCGCTACGGGGCCGTGCCCAATGGATTCATCTTTGAAGGCGGGACCAGATGTGGGTACT GGGCCGGAGTCTTTTTCCTGTCCTCCTCCGAGGGTGAGCGCATCAGCTTCCTGTTCGACTGCATCGTCCGGGGCGTCTCCCCGACCAAGGGCCCCTTCGGGCTGCGGCCAGTCCTCCCAG ACCCGAGCCTCGGGGGGCCTGCCACCGTGGAGGAGCGAGTGGCCCAGGAGGCCCTGGAAGCCCTACAGCTGGAGAAGCGGCTCAGCCTCCTCTCCCACTCAGTCAGGACAGGCAGTGGAG GGGATGACCGCAGCCTGTGCAGCTCGTCGTCAGAGGCGAGCCGCTCGGACATCAGCACCAGCAGCCAGCTCACAGCCTGGCCGGAGCAGTCCTGGTCCTCGGCTGGCACCTCGCAGGAGGGGCCCGGGCTGGGGGCCGCCCAGGTCCCCGGGGAGGTCGTGCTGGGTGCCTCCAGGCCGCCACCCAAGCCGCTGCGGCCCCGGCAGCTGCAGGAGGTCGGCCGCCAGAGCTCAGCGGACAGCGGCATCGCCACGGGCAGCCGCTCCTCCTGCTCGGGCAGCTTCTCCTCAGGCGCGGACAGCAGCCTGGACATGTGGCGATCCGGCGACGAGTTCGGCTCACTGCTCAGCCTGCCGCTGGCGGCCGGGGCGCCCGAGCCCAGCCTGTGTGCCTGCCCTCCGGGGACAGCCGAGTACCAAGTGCCCACCGCCCTGCGGCCCCACTATGACTCGCCCCGCAGCCTGTGCCAGGCGCCCAGGGACCAGACCCCAGCCGCACAGGGCGGCCCTGCCGGTGGCGGGGCCGGGGACTCGGGCAGCCAGGTGTCTGTGGGGTGCCCCTCCAGTTGGCTGGGTGCCCGGCAGCGGGGACAGGAGACAGAGGCTGCAGGCAGTGAAGCCACcccgcccagcccagcccccggCGAGCCCTGGGAGGCGGGCGGCCCTCATGCTGAGCTGCCTCCTGCCTTCTTTGCTGCATGTCCCGTCTGTGGCGGACTCAAGGTAAAGCCCCCGCCCTGA
- the DOK7 gene encoding protein Dok-7 isoform X3 has protein sequence MTEAALVEGQWKSRWLVLRKPSPVADCLLMLAYKDRSERTKGLRERSSLTLEDICGLEPGLPYEGLAHTLAIVCLSQAVMLGFDSREAMCAWDARIRYALGEVHRFHVAVAPGTKLESGPATLHLCNGVLAVAKDIPPAVTGQWRLSDLRRYGAVPNGFIFEGGTRCGYWAGVFFLSSSEGERISFLFDCIVRGVSPTKGPFGLRPVLPDPSLGGPATVEERVAQEALEALQLEKRLSLLSHSVRTGSGGDDRSLCSSSSEASRSDISTSSQLTAWPEQSWSSAGTSQEGPGLGAAQVPGEVVLGASRPPPKPLRPRQLQEVGRQSSADSGIATGSRSSCSGSFSSGADSSLDMWRSGDEFGSLLSLPLAAGAPEPSLCACPPGTAEYQVPTALRPHYDSPRSLCQAPRDQTPAAQGGPAGGGAGDSGSQVSVGCPSSWLGARQRGQETEAAGSEATPPSPAPGEPWEAGGPHAELPPAFFAACPVCGGLKVKPPP, from the exons ATGACCGAGGCGGCGCTGGTGGAGGGCCAG TGGAAGAGTAGGTGGCTGGTGCTGCGCAAGCCGTCGCCGGTGGCAG ACTGTTTGCTGATGCTGGCCTACAAGGACCGGTCAGAGCGGACCAAGGGCCTGCGGGAGCGCAGCAGCCTGACCCTGGAGGACATCTGTGGCCTGGAGCCCGGCCTGCCCTACGAGGGGCTGGCCCACACGCTCGCCATCGTCTGCCTGTCGCAGGCTGTCATGTTGGGCTTCGACAGCCGTGAGGCCATGTGTGCCTGGGACGCCCGGATCCGCTACGCGCTCGGCGAGG TGCACAGGTTCCACGTGGCAGTGGCTCCGGGCACCAAGCTGGAGAGCGGCCCCGCCACCCTTCACCTCTGCAACGGTGTTCTCGCGGTGGCCAAAGACATCCCTCCGGCAGTCACCGGGCAGTGGAGGCTGTCTGACCTCCGGCGCTACGGGGCCGTGCCCAATGGATTCATCTTTGAAGGCGGGACCAGATGTGGGTACT GGGCCGGAGTCTTTTTCCTGTCCTCCTCCGAGGGTGAGCGCATCAGCTTCCTGTTCGACTGCATCGTCCGGGGCGTCTCCCCGACCAAGGGCCCCTTCGGGCTGCGGCCAGTCCTCCCAG ACCCGAGCCTCGGGGGGCCTGCCACCGTGGAGGAGCGAGTGGCCCAGGAGGCCCTGGAAGCCCTACAGCTGGAGAAGCGGCTCAGCCTCCTCTCCCACTCAGTCAGGACAGGCAGTGGAG GGGATGACCGCAGCCTGTGCAGCTCGTCGTCAGAGGCGAGCCGCTCGGACATCAGCACCAGCAGCCAGCTCACAGCCTGGCCGGAGCAGTCCTGGTCCTCGGCTGGCACCTCGCAGGAGGGGCCCGGGCTGGGGGCCGCCCAGGTCCCCGGGGAGGTCGTGCTGGGTGCCTCCAGGCCGCCACCCAAGCCGCTGCGGCCCCGGCAGCTGCAGGAGGTCGGCCGCCAGAGCTCAGCGGACAGCGGCATCGCCACGGGCAGCCGCTCCTCCTGCTCGGGCAGCTTCTCCTCAGGCGCGGACAGCAGCCTGGACATGTGGCGATCCGGCGACGAGTTCGGCTCACTGCTCAGCCTGCCGCTGGCGGCCGGGGCGCCCGAGCCCAGCCTGTGTGCCTGCCCTCCGGGGACAGCCGAGTACCAAGTGCCCACCGCCCTGCGGCCCCACTATGACTCGCCCCGCAGCCTGTGCCAGGCGCCCAGGGACCAGACCCCAGCCGCACAGGGCGGCCCTGCCGGTGGCGGGGCCGGGGACTCGGGCAGCCAGGTGTCTGTGGGGTGCCCCTCCAGTTGGCTGGGTGCCCGGCAGCGGGGACAGGAGACAGAGGCTGCAGGCAGTGAAGCCACcccgcccagcccagcccccggCGAGCCCTGGGAGGCGGGCGGCCCTCATGCTGAGCTGCCTCCTGCCTTCTTTGCTGCATGTCCCGTCTGTGGCGGACTCAAGGTAAAGCCCCCGCCCTGA
- the DOK7 gene encoding protein Dok-7 isoform X4, which translates to MTEAALVEGQVKLRDGKKWKSRWLVLRKPSPVAGVSCLVPPADCLLMLAYKDRSERTKGLRERSSLTLEDICGLEPGLPYEGLAHTLAIVCLSQAVMLGFDSREAMCAWDARIRYALGEVHRFHVAVAPGTKLESGPATLHLCNGVLAVAKDIPPAVTGQWRLSDLRRYGAVPNGFIFEGGTRCGYYPSLGGPATVEERVAQEALEALQLEKRLSLLSHSVRTGSGGDDRSLCSSSSEASRSDISTSSQLTAWPEQSWSSAGTSQEGPGLGAAQVPGEVVLGASRPPPKPLRPRQLQEVGRQSSADSGIATGSRSSCSGSFSSGADSSLDMWRSGDEFGSLLSLPLAAGAPEPSLCACPPGTAEYQVPTALRPHYDSPRSLCQAPRDQTPAAQGGPAGGGAGDSGSQVSVGCPSSWLGARQRGQETEAAGSEATPPSPAPGEPWEAGGPHAELPPAFFAACPVCGGLKVKPPP; encoded by the exons ATGACCGAGGCGGCGCTGGTGGAGGGCCAGGTCAAGCTCCGGGACGGCAAGAAG TGGAAGAGTAGGTGGCTGGTGCTGCGCAAGCCGTCGCCGGTGGCAG GTGTGTCCTGTCTGGTGCCCCCTGCAGACTGTTTGCTGATGCTGGCCTACAAGGACCGGTCAGAGCGGACCAAGGGCCTGCGGGAGCGCAGCAGCCTGACCCTGGAGGACATCTGTGGCCTGGAGCCCGGCCTGCCCTACGAGGGGCTGGCCCACACGCTCGCCATCGTCTGCCTGTCGCAGGCTGTCATGTTGGGCTTCGACAGCCGTGAGGCCATGTGTGCCTGGGACGCCCGGATCCGCTACGCGCTCGGCGAGG TGCACAGGTTCCACGTGGCAGTGGCTCCGGGCACCAAGCTGGAGAGCGGCCCCGCCACCCTTCACCTCTGCAACGGTGTTCTCGCGGTGGCCAAAGACATCCCTCCGGCAGTCACCGGGCAGTGGAGGCTGTCTGACCTCCGGCGCTACGGGGCCGTGCCCAATGGATTCATCTTTGAAGGCGGGACCAGATGTGGGTACT ACCCGAGCCTCGGGGGGCCTGCCACCGTGGAGGAGCGAGTGGCCCAGGAGGCCCTGGAAGCCCTACAGCTGGAGAAGCGGCTCAGCCTCCTCTCCCACTCAGTCAGGACAGGCAGTGGAG GGGATGACCGCAGCCTGTGCAGCTCGTCGTCAGAGGCGAGCCGCTCGGACATCAGCACCAGCAGCCAGCTCACAGCCTGGCCGGAGCAGTCCTGGTCCTCGGCTGGCACCTCGCAGGAGGGGCCCGGGCTGGGGGCCGCCCAGGTCCCCGGGGAGGTCGTGCTGGGTGCCTCCAGGCCGCCACCCAAGCCGCTGCGGCCCCGGCAGCTGCAGGAGGTCGGCCGCCAGAGCTCAGCGGACAGCGGCATCGCCACGGGCAGCCGCTCCTCCTGCTCGGGCAGCTTCTCCTCAGGCGCGGACAGCAGCCTGGACATGTGGCGATCCGGCGACGAGTTCGGCTCACTGCTCAGCCTGCCGCTGGCGGCCGGGGCGCCCGAGCCCAGCCTGTGTGCCTGCCCTCCGGGGACAGCCGAGTACCAAGTGCCCACCGCCCTGCGGCCCCACTATGACTCGCCCCGCAGCCTGTGCCAGGCGCCCAGGGACCAGACCCCAGCCGCACAGGGCGGCCCTGCCGGTGGCGGGGCCGGGGACTCGGGCAGCCAGGTGTCTGTGGGGTGCCCCTCCAGTTGGCTGGGTGCCCGGCAGCGGGGACAGGAGACAGAGGCTGCAGGCAGTGAAGCCACcccgcccagcccagcccccggCGAGCCCTGGGAGGCGGGCGGCCCTCATGCTGAGCTGCCTCCTGCCTTCTTTGCTGCATGTCCCGTCTGTGGCGGACTCAAGGTAAAGCCCCCGCCCTGA
- the DOK7 gene encoding protein Dok-7 isoform X5 — MTEAALVEGQVKLRDGKKWKSRWLVLRKPSPVAGVSCLVPPADCLLMLAYKDRSERTKGLRERSSLTLEDICGLEPGLPYEGLAHTLAIVCLSQAVMLGFDSREAMCAWDARIRYALGEGAGVFFLSSSEGERISFLFDCIVRGVSPTKGPFGLRPVLPDPSLGGPATVEERVAQEALEALQLEKRLSLLSHSVRTGSGGDDRSLCSSSSEASRSDISTSSQLTAWPEQSWSSAGTSQEGPGLGAAQVPGEVVLGASRPPPKPLRPRQLQEVGRQSSADSGIATGSRSSCSGSFSSGADSSLDMWRSGDEFGSLLSLPLAAGAPEPSLCACPPGTAEYQVPTALRPHYDSPRSLCQAPRDQTPAAQGGPAGGGAGDSGSQVSVGCPSSWLGARQRGQETEAAGSEATPPSPAPGEPWEAGGPHAELPPAFFAACPVCGGLKVKPPP, encoded by the exons ATGACCGAGGCGGCGCTGGTGGAGGGCCAGGTCAAGCTCCGGGACGGCAAGAAG TGGAAGAGTAGGTGGCTGGTGCTGCGCAAGCCGTCGCCGGTGGCAG GTGTGTCCTGTCTGGTGCCCCCTGCAGACTGTTTGCTGATGCTGGCCTACAAGGACCGGTCAGAGCGGACCAAGGGCCTGCGGGAGCGCAGCAGCCTGACCCTGGAGGACATCTGTGGCCTGGAGCCCGGCCTGCCCTACGAGGGGCTGGCCCACACGCTCGCCATCGTCTGCCTGTCGCAGGCTGTCATGTTGGGCTTCGACAGCCGTGAGGCCATGTGTGCCTGGGACGCCCGGATCCGCTACGCGCTCGGCGAGG GGGCCGGAGTCTTTTTCCTGTCCTCCTCCGAGGGTGAGCGCATCAGCTTCCTGTTCGACTGCATCGTCCGGGGCGTCTCCCCGACCAAGGGCCCCTTCGGGCTGCGGCCAGTCCTCCCAG ACCCGAGCCTCGGGGGGCCTGCCACCGTGGAGGAGCGAGTGGCCCAGGAGGCCCTGGAAGCCCTACAGCTGGAGAAGCGGCTCAGCCTCCTCTCCCACTCAGTCAGGACAGGCAGTGGAG GGGATGACCGCAGCCTGTGCAGCTCGTCGTCAGAGGCGAGCCGCTCGGACATCAGCACCAGCAGCCAGCTCACAGCCTGGCCGGAGCAGTCCTGGTCCTCGGCTGGCACCTCGCAGGAGGGGCCCGGGCTGGGGGCCGCCCAGGTCCCCGGGGAGGTCGTGCTGGGTGCCTCCAGGCCGCCACCCAAGCCGCTGCGGCCCCGGCAGCTGCAGGAGGTCGGCCGCCAGAGCTCAGCGGACAGCGGCATCGCCACGGGCAGCCGCTCCTCCTGCTCGGGCAGCTTCTCCTCAGGCGCGGACAGCAGCCTGGACATGTGGCGATCCGGCGACGAGTTCGGCTCACTGCTCAGCCTGCCGCTGGCGGCCGGGGCGCCCGAGCCCAGCCTGTGTGCCTGCCCTCCGGGGACAGCCGAGTACCAAGTGCCCACCGCCCTGCGGCCCCACTATGACTCGCCCCGCAGCCTGTGCCAGGCGCCCAGGGACCAGACCCCAGCCGCACAGGGCGGCCCTGCCGGTGGCGGGGCCGGGGACTCGGGCAGCCAGGTGTCTGTGGGGTGCCCCTCCAGTTGGCTGGGTGCCCGGCAGCGGGGACAGGAGACAGAGGCTGCAGGCAGTGAAGCCACcccgcccagcccagcccccggCGAGCCCTGGGAGGCGGGCGGCCCTCATGCTGAGCTGCCTCCTGCCTTCTTTGCTGCATGTCCCGTCTGTGGCGGACTCAAGGTAAAGCCCCCGCCCTGA
- the DOK7 gene encoding protein Dok-7 isoform X6 has translation MTEAALVEGQVKLRDGKKWKSRWLVLRKPSPVAGVSCLVPPADCLLMLAYKDRSERTKGLRERSSLTLEDICGLEPGLPYEGLAHTLAIVCLSQAVMLGFDSREAMCAWDARIRYALGEDPSLGGPATVEERVAQEALEALQLEKRLSLLSHSVRTGSGGDDRSLCSSSSEASRSDISTSSQLTAWPEQSWSSAGTSQEGPGLGAAQVPGEVVLGASRPPPKPLRPRQLQEVGRQSSADSGIATGSRSSCSGSFSSGADSSLDMWRSGDEFGSLLSLPLAAGAPEPSLCACPPGTAEYQVPTALRPHYDSPRSLCQAPRDQTPAAQGGPAGGGAGDSGSQVSVGCPSSWLGARQRGQETEAAGSEATPPSPAPGEPWEAGGPHAELPPAFFAACPVCGGLKVKPPP, from the exons ATGACCGAGGCGGCGCTGGTGGAGGGCCAGGTCAAGCTCCGGGACGGCAAGAAG TGGAAGAGTAGGTGGCTGGTGCTGCGCAAGCCGTCGCCGGTGGCAG GTGTGTCCTGTCTGGTGCCCCCTGCAGACTGTTTGCTGATGCTGGCCTACAAGGACCGGTCAGAGCGGACCAAGGGCCTGCGGGAGCGCAGCAGCCTGACCCTGGAGGACATCTGTGGCCTGGAGCCCGGCCTGCCCTACGAGGGGCTGGCCCACACGCTCGCCATCGTCTGCCTGTCGCAGGCTGTCATGTTGGGCTTCGACAGCCGTGAGGCCATGTGTGCCTGGGACGCCCGGATCCGCTACGCGCTCGGCGAGG ACCCGAGCCTCGGGGGGCCTGCCACCGTGGAGGAGCGAGTGGCCCAGGAGGCCCTGGAAGCCCTACAGCTGGAGAAGCGGCTCAGCCTCCTCTCCCACTCAGTCAGGACAGGCAGTGGAG GGGATGACCGCAGCCTGTGCAGCTCGTCGTCAGAGGCGAGCCGCTCGGACATCAGCACCAGCAGCCAGCTCACAGCCTGGCCGGAGCAGTCCTGGTCCTCGGCTGGCACCTCGCAGGAGGGGCCCGGGCTGGGGGCCGCCCAGGTCCCCGGGGAGGTCGTGCTGGGTGCCTCCAGGCCGCCACCCAAGCCGCTGCGGCCCCGGCAGCTGCAGGAGGTCGGCCGCCAGAGCTCAGCGGACAGCGGCATCGCCACGGGCAGCCGCTCCTCCTGCTCGGGCAGCTTCTCCTCAGGCGCGGACAGCAGCCTGGACATGTGGCGATCCGGCGACGAGTTCGGCTCACTGCTCAGCCTGCCGCTGGCGGCCGGGGCGCCCGAGCCCAGCCTGTGTGCCTGCCCTCCGGGGACAGCCGAGTACCAAGTGCCCACCGCCCTGCGGCCCCACTATGACTCGCCCCGCAGCCTGTGCCAGGCGCCCAGGGACCAGACCCCAGCCGCACAGGGCGGCCCTGCCGGTGGCGGGGCCGGGGACTCGGGCAGCCAGGTGTCTGTGGGGTGCCCCTCCAGTTGGCTGGGTGCCCGGCAGCGGGGACAGGAGACAGAGGCTGCAGGCAGTGAAGCCACcccgcccagcccagcccccggCGAGCCCTGGGAGGCGGGCGGCCCTCATGCTGAGCTGCCTCCTGCCTTCTTTGCTGCATGTCCCGTCTGTGGCGGACTCAAGGTAAAGCCCCCGCCCTGA
- the DOK7 gene encoding protein Dok-7 isoform X1 → MTEAALVEGQVKLRDGKKWKSRWLVLRKPSPVAGVSCLVPPADCLLMLAYKDRSERTKGLRERSSLTLEDICGLEPGLPYEGLAHTLAIVCLSQAVMLGFDSREAMCAWDARIRYALGEVHRFHVAVAPGTKLESGPATLHLCNGVLAVAKDIPPAVTGQWRLSDLRRYGAVPNGFIFEGGTRCGYWAGVFFLSSSEGERISFLFDCIVRGVSPTKGPFGLRPVLPDPSLGGPATVEERVAQEALEALQLEKRLSLLSHSVRTGSGGDDRSLCSSSSEASRSDISTSSQLTAWPEQSWSSAGTSQEGPGLGAAQVPGEVVLGASRPPPKPLRPRQLQEVGRQSSADSGIATGSRSSCSGSFSSGADSSLDMWRSGDEFGSLLSLPLAAGAPEPSLCACPPGTAEYQVPTALRPHYDSPRSLCQAPRDQTPAAQGGPAGGGAGDSGSQVSVGCPSSWLGARQRGQETEAAGSEATPPSPAPGEPWEAGGPHAELPPAFFAACPVCGGLKVKPPP, encoded by the exons ATGACCGAGGCGGCGCTGGTGGAGGGCCAGGTCAAGCTCCGGGACGGCAAGAAG TGGAAGAGTAGGTGGCTGGTGCTGCGCAAGCCGTCGCCGGTGGCAG GTGTGTCCTGTCTGGTGCCCCCTGCAGACTGTTTGCTGATGCTGGCCTACAAGGACCGGTCAGAGCGGACCAAGGGCCTGCGGGAGCGCAGCAGCCTGACCCTGGAGGACATCTGTGGCCTGGAGCCCGGCCTGCCCTACGAGGGGCTGGCCCACACGCTCGCCATCGTCTGCCTGTCGCAGGCTGTCATGTTGGGCTTCGACAGCCGTGAGGCCATGTGTGCCTGGGACGCCCGGATCCGCTACGCGCTCGGCGAGG TGCACAGGTTCCACGTGGCAGTGGCTCCGGGCACCAAGCTGGAGAGCGGCCCCGCCACCCTTCACCTCTGCAACGGTGTTCTCGCGGTGGCCAAAGACATCCCTCCGGCAGTCACCGGGCAGTGGAGGCTGTCTGACCTCCGGCGCTACGGGGCCGTGCCCAATGGATTCATCTTTGAAGGCGGGACCAGATGTGGGTACT GGGCCGGAGTCTTTTTCCTGTCCTCCTCCGAGGGTGAGCGCATCAGCTTCCTGTTCGACTGCATCGTCCGGGGCGTCTCCCCGACCAAGGGCCCCTTCGGGCTGCGGCCAGTCCTCCCAG ACCCGAGCCTCGGGGGGCCTGCCACCGTGGAGGAGCGAGTGGCCCAGGAGGCCCTGGAAGCCCTACAGCTGGAGAAGCGGCTCAGCCTCCTCTCCCACTCAGTCAGGACAGGCAGTGGAG GGGATGACCGCAGCCTGTGCAGCTCGTCGTCAGAGGCGAGCCGCTCGGACATCAGCACCAGCAGCCAGCTCACAGCCTGGCCGGAGCAGTCCTGGTCCTCGGCTGGCACCTCGCAGGAGGGGCCCGGGCTGGGGGCCGCCCAGGTCCCCGGGGAGGTCGTGCTGGGTGCCTCCAGGCCGCCACCCAAGCCGCTGCGGCCCCGGCAGCTGCAGGAGGTCGGCCGCCAGAGCTCAGCGGACAGCGGCATCGCCACGGGCAGCCGCTCCTCCTGCTCGGGCAGCTTCTCCTCAGGCGCGGACAGCAGCCTGGACATGTGGCGATCCGGCGACGAGTTCGGCTCACTGCTCAGCCTGCCGCTGGCGGCCGGGGCGCCCGAGCCCAGCCTGTGTGCCTGCCCTCCGGGGACAGCCGAGTACCAAGTGCCCACCGCCCTGCGGCCCCACTATGACTCGCCCCGCAGCCTGTGCCAGGCGCCCAGGGACCAGACCCCAGCCGCACAGGGCGGCCCTGCCGGTGGCGGGGCCGGGGACTCGGGCAGCCAGGTGTCTGTGGGGTGCCCCTCCAGTTGGCTGGGTGCCCGGCAGCGGGGACAGGAGACAGAGGCTGCAGGCAGTGAAGCCACcccgcccagcccagcccccggCGAGCCCTGGGAGGCGGGCGGCCCTCATGCTGAGCTGCCTCCTGCCTTCTTTGCTGCATGTCCCGTCTGTGGCGGACTCAAGGTAAAGCCCCCGCCCTGA
- the DOK7 gene encoding protein Dok-7 isoform X9: protein MTEAALVEGQVKLRDGKKWKSRWLVLRKPSPVADCLLMLAYKDRSERTKGLRERSSLTLEDICGLEPGLPYEGLAHTLAIVCLSQAVMLGFDSREAMCAWDARIRYALGEVHRFHVAVAPGTKLESGPATLHLCNGVLAVAKDIPPAVTGQWRLSDLRRYGAVPNGFIFEGGTRCGYWAGVFFLSSSEGERISFLFDCIVRGVSPTKGPFGLRPVLPDPSLGGPATVEERVAQEALEALQLEKRLSLLSHSVRTGSGGDDRSLCSSSSEASRSDISTSSQLTAWPEQSWSSAGTSQEGPGLGAAQVPGEVVLGASRPPPKPLRPRQLQEVGRQSSADSGIATGSRSSCSGSFSSGADSSLDMWRSGDEFGSLLSLPLAAGAPEPSLCACPPGTAEYQVPTALRPHYDSPRSLCQAPRDQTPAAQGGPAGGGAGDSGSQVSVGCPSSWLGARQRGQETEAAGSEATPPSPAPGEPWEAGGPHAELPPAFFAACPVCGGLKGAAASPPGLPTPLSGRPTPFPAGSLGPDRLSSDSPTYVNIPVSPSSKKQLHYMGLELQASEGIRGAGASRYAQIDITAMEAAHRVGARHAQTREERLPELEQRKRGTLQ from the exons ATGACCGAGGCGGCGCTGGTGGAGGGCCAGGTCAAGCTCCGGGACGGCAAGAAG TGGAAGAGTAGGTGGCTGGTGCTGCGCAAGCCGTCGCCGGTGGCAG ACTGTTTGCTGATGCTGGCCTACAAGGACCGGTCAGAGCGGACCAAGGGCCTGCGGGAGCGCAGCAGCCTGACCCTGGAGGACATCTGTGGCCTGGAGCCCGGCCTGCCCTACGAGGGGCTGGCCCACACGCTCGCCATCGTCTGCCTGTCGCAGGCTGTCATGTTGGGCTTCGACAGCCGTGAGGCCATGTGTGCCTGGGACGCCCGGATCCGCTACGCGCTCGGCGAGG TGCACAGGTTCCACGTGGCAGTGGCTCCGGGCACCAAGCTGGAGAGCGGCCCCGCCACCCTTCACCTCTGCAACGGTGTTCTCGCGGTGGCCAAAGACATCCCTCCGGCAGTCACCGGGCAGTGGAGGCTGTCTGACCTCCGGCGCTACGGGGCCGTGCCCAATGGATTCATCTTTGAAGGCGGGACCAGATGTGGGTACT GGGCCGGAGTCTTTTTCCTGTCCTCCTCCGAGGGTGAGCGCATCAGCTTCCTGTTCGACTGCATCGTCCGGGGCGTCTCCCCGACCAAGGGCCCCTTCGGGCTGCGGCCAGTCCTCCCAG ACCCGAGCCTCGGGGGGCCTGCCACCGTGGAGGAGCGAGTGGCCCAGGAGGCCCTGGAAGCCCTACAGCTGGAGAAGCGGCTCAGCCTCCTCTCCCACTCAGTCAGGACAGGCAGTGGAG GGGATGACCGCAGCCTGTGCAGCTCGTCGTCAGAGGCGAGCCGCTCGGACATCAGCACCAGCAGCCAGCTCACAGCCTGGCCGGAGCAGTCCTGGTCCTCGGCTGGCACCTCGCAGGAGGGGCCCGGGCTGGGGGCCGCCCAGGTCCCCGGGGAGGTCGTGCTGGGTGCCTCCAGGCCGCCACCCAAGCCGCTGCGGCCCCGGCAGCTGCAGGAGGTCGGCCGCCAGAGCTCAGCGGACAGCGGCATCGCCACGGGCAGCCGCTCCTCCTGCTCGGGCAGCTTCTCCTCAGGCGCGGACAGCAGCCTGGACATGTGGCGATCCGGCGACGAGTTCGGCTCACTGCTCAGCCTGCCGCTGGCGGCCGGGGCGCCCGAGCCCAGCCTGTGTGCCTGCCCTCCGGGGACAGCCGAGTACCAAGTGCCCACCGCCCTGCGGCCCCACTATGACTCGCCCCGCAGCCTGTGCCAGGCGCCCAGGGACCAGACCCCAGCCGCACAGGGCGGCCCTGCCGGTGGCGGGGCCGGGGACTCGGGCAGCCAGGTGTCTGTGGGGTGCCCCTCCAGTTGGCTGGGTGCCCGGCAGCGGGGACAGGAGACAGAGGCTGCAGGCAGTGAAGCCACcccgcccagcccagcccccggCGAGCCCTGGGAGGCGGGCGGCCCTCATGCTGAGCTGCCTCCTGCCTTCTTTGCTGCATGTCCCGTCTGTGGCGGACTCAAG GGAGCAGCCGCCTCACCCCCTGGGCTCCCGACGCCACTTTCAGGTAGGCCCA CTCCCTTCCCTGCAGGCAGCCTGGGGCCTGACAGGCTGAGCAGCGACTCGCCCACCTACGTGAACATCCCTGTCAGCCCCTCATCCAAAAAGCAGCTGCACTACATGGGCCTGGAGCTGCAGGCCAGCGAGGGGATCCGAG GGGCGGGCGCCTCCCGCTATGCGCAGATCGACATCACAGCCATGGAGGCGGCCCACAGGGTGGGGGCCCGGCACGCGCAGACCCGGGAGGAGCGGCTGCCAGAGCTGGAGCAGAGGAAGCGGGGGACCCTGCAGTGA